The Cuculus canorus isolate bCucCan1 chromosome 38, bCucCan1.pri, whole genome shotgun sequence genome includes a window with the following:
- the LAT gene encoding linker for activation of T-cells family member 1 isoform X3 — MEAPLPHSGLWGLALLPPTLLLAALCARCRRGYGVQVDNYEYKPPHSVAPSSFIVMGPRYLAPHLPPDPPNPQPPPWGPETRQQPSPHPPRGSSADAGPPPPLEDDYTNDAYVTGYVQVLPEPEGAGPSAPPSEEYENLPDDRSDSRADSLEYINLPPPGSAPASESEDGAPDYENL, encoded by the exons ATGGaggctcctctgccccatagcggcctgTGGGGcctggccctgctgccccccACCCTGCTGCTCGCGGCCCTCTGCGCCCGCTGCCGCCGCG gtTATGGGGTGCAGGTCGACAACTACGAGTACAA gccgCCCCATAGCGTCGCCCCCTCCAGCTTCATCGTCATGGGCCCCCGAT atcttgccccacatctccccccagacccccccaacccACAGCCGCCGCCCTGGGGACCCGAAACCCGGCAACAGCC ctccccccaccctccccgAGGATCGAGTGCCGACGCCG gtcctccccctcccctcgaGGACGACTATACGAACGACGCTTACGTCACGGGTTATGT GCAGGTCCTGCCGGAAccggaaggggcggggccaagCG caccccccagCGAGGAGTACGAGAACCTCCCCGATGACCGGAGCGACAGCCGAG CCGACAGCCTGGAATACATCAACCTCCCCCCGCCCGGATCCGCCCCCG CGAGTGAGAGCGAGGACGGGGCCCCCGACTACGAGAACCTCTAA
- the SPNS1 gene encoding protein spinster homolog 1 isoform X1 — MGLRGDQNVGLERGRCPMASGGEEEEAAALCPPVLPPGEEPGAPQLCPPSPLPHGVSCPTVLPHSVSCPTALPHGVSPARAHLTVLVLCYINLLNYMDRFTVASVLPDVEDYFGIGDSSSGLLQTVFISSYTVLAPLFGYLGDRRSRRRLLGLGLGLWSAVTLGSSFVPKERFWLLLVGRGLVGVGEASYSTIAPTLIADLFAGAARSRALGAFYLALPVGSGLGFVVGAKVKEAAADWRWALRVTPALGALALVLLVLLVAEPPRGVLEPRAPPPVPRPSWATDLRLLATNRTLVLSTLGFTAVAFVTGALALWGPAFLYRSRVAAGRGPACGGGRCERDESLVFGALTCGAGVLGVAAGVELSRRLRSRTRRGDALLCGGGLLASAPCLLAALLAARRAPNAAYVFIFLGEALLSLNWALVADILLDVVVPSRRATAEALQIVASHLLGDAGSPLLIGVVSDALQGGFPGGLAPAPALLRALLLAPFVAALGGAAFLAAAIVLPHDRRAARGLDADDVIDDVTARPRPPSAGGGSK, encoded by the exons atggggctgaggggggaccaaaatgtggggctggag CGCGGCCGCTGCCCCATGGCGTCGGgcggcgaggaggaggaggcggccgCTCTCTGCCCCCCGGTTCTGCCCCCCGGCGAGGAGCCTGGggccccacagctctgccccccaTCTCCACTGCCCCACGGCGTCTCCTGCCCCACGGTGCTACCCCACAGCGTCTCCTGCCCCACGGCGCTGCCCCACGGCGTCTCGCCCGCCCGCGCCCACCTGACGGTGCTCGTGCTCTGCTACATCAACCTCCTCAACTACATGGATCGCTTCACCGTCGCCA GTGTCCTGCCCGATGTGGAGGATTACTTCGGCATCGGGGACAGCAGCTCGGGGCTCCTCCAGACAG tgTTCATCTCCAGTTACACTGTCCTGGCCCCTCTCTTCGGGTACCTCGGCGACCGGCGCAGCCGACGGCGACTCCTCGGCCTCGGCCTCGGGCTCTGGTCGGCCGTGACGCTCGGCAGCAGCTTCGTCCCCAAGGAg CggttctggctgctgctggtgggcCGGGGGCTGGTGGGGGTGGGCGAGGCCAGTTACTCCACCATCGCCCCCACCCTCATCGCCGACCTCTTCGCCGGAGCCGCCCGGAGCCGAGCCCTCGGCGCCTTCTACCTCGCCCTGCCTGTTGGGag CGGCCTGGGCTTCGTGGTCGGAGCCAAAGTGAAGGAGGCAGCGGCCGATTGGCGCTGGGCCCTGCGG GTGACGCCAGCGCTGGGTGCCCTGgcactggtgttactggtgttactggtggcCGAGCCGCCCCGGGGGGTCCTGGAGCCGCGGGCCCCCCCGCCCGTCCCCCGCCCCAGCTGGGCCACTGACCTGCGCCTGCTGGCCACCAA cCGGACGCTGGTGCTGTCGACGTTGGGGTTCACGGCGGTGGCCTTTGTCACCGGAGCGTTGGCCCTTTGGGGTCCCGCCTTCCTCTACCGCAGCCGAGTGGCCGCCGGGAGGGGCCCGGCCTGCGGGGGGGGGCGCTGCGAGAGGGACGAGAG cCTGGTGTTCGGGGCGCTGACGTGCGGCgcgggggtcctgggggtggcGGCGGGCGTGGAGCTGTCGCGACGGCTGCGGTCTCGGACGCGGCGTGGGGACGCGCTGCTGTGCGGGGGGGGGCTCCTGGCCAGCGCCCCGTGCCTGCTCGCCGCCCTGCTGGCCGCCCGCCGCGCCCCCAACGCCGCCTAC GTCTTCATCTTCCTGGGGGAGGCGCTGCTCTCCCTCAATTGGGCGCTGGTGGCTGATATCTTACTg GACGTGGTGGTGCCGTCGCGGCGGGCGACAGCCGAGGCGCTGCAGATCGTGGCCTCGCACTTACTGGGGGACGCTGGGAGCCCCCTGCTCATCGGAGTG GTGAGCGACGCCCTGCAGGGGGGGTTCCCGGGGGGTCTCGCCCCGGCCCCCGCGCTGCTCCGCGCGCTGCTCCTCGCCCCCTTCGTGGCCGCCCTGGGGGGCGCAGCCTTCCTCGCCGCCGCCATCGTCCTCCCCCACGACCGACGCGCCGCCAGGG gcCTGGATGCTGATGATGTCATCGATGACGTcaccgcccggccccgccccccgagCGCGGGGGGGGGCAGCAAATAA
- the LAT gene encoding linker for activation of T-cells family member 1 isoform X2 — MEAPLPHSGLWGLALLPPTLLLAALCARCRRGYGVQVDNYEYKPPHSVAPSSFIVMGPRYSLPHRSCPTSPPRPPQPTAAALGTRNPATALPPPSPRIECRRRSSPSPRGRLYERRLRHGLCVLPEPEGAGPSAPPSEEYENLPDDRSDSRADSLEYINLPPPGSAPASESEDGAPDYENL, encoded by the exons ATGGaggctcctctgccccatagcggcctgTGGGGcctggccctgctgccccccACCCTGCTGCTCGCGGCCCTCTGCGCCCGCTGCCGCCGCG gtTATGGGGTGCAGGTCGACAACTACGAGTACAA gccgCCCCATAGCGTCGCCCCCTCCAGCTTCATCGTCATGGGCCCCCGAT attctctgccccatagatcttgccccacatctccccccagacccccccaacccACAGCCGCCGCCCTGGGGACCCGAAACCCGGCAACAGCC ctccccccaccctccccgAGGATCGAGTGCCGACGCCG gtcctccccctcccctcgaGGACGACTATACGAACGACGCTTACGTCACGGGTTATGT GTCCTGCCGGAAccggaaggggcggggccaagCG caccccccagCGAGGAGTACGAGAACCTCCCCGATGACCGGAGCGACAGCCGAG CCGACAGCCTGGAATACATCAACCTCCCCCCGCCCGGATCCGCCCCCG CGAGTGAGAGCGAGGACGGGGCCCCCGACTACGAGAACCTCTAA
- the LAT gene encoding linker for activation of T-cells family member 1 isoform X1 translates to MEAPLPHSGLWGLALLPPTLLLAALCARCRRGYGVQVDNYEYKPPHSVAPSSFIVMGPRYLAPHLPPDPPNPQPPPWGPETRQQPSPHPPRGSSADAGPPPPLEDDYTNDAYVTGYVSCRNRKGRGQAHPPARSTRTSPMTGATAEPTAWNTSTSPRPDPPPRVRARTGPPTTRTSNRSRPRAPPHI, encoded by the exons ATGGaggctcctctgccccatagcggcctgTGGGGcctggccctgctgccccccACCCTGCTGCTCGCGGCCCTCTGCGCCCGCTGCCGCCGCG gtTATGGGGTGCAGGTCGACAACTACGAGTACAA gccgCCCCATAGCGTCGCCCCCTCCAGCTTCATCGTCATGGGCCCCCGAT atcttgccccacatctccccccagacccccccaacccACAGCCGCCGCCCTGGGGACCCGAAACCCGGCAACAGCC ctccccccaccctccccgAGGATCGAGTGCCGACGCCG gtcctccccctcccctcgaGGACGACTATACGAACGACGCTTACGTCACGGGTTATGT GTCCTGCCGGAAccggaaggggcggggccaagCG caccccccagCGAGGAGTACGAGAACCTCCCCGATGACCGGAGCGACAGCCGAG CCGACAGCCTGGAATACATCAACCTCCCCCCGCCCGGATCCGCCCCCG CGAGTGAGAGCGAGGACGGGGCCCCCGACTACGAGAACCTCTAATAG atccagACCCAGAGCTCCCCCCCACATCTGA
- the SPNS1 gene encoding protein spinster homolog 1 isoform X2, with the protein MASGGEEEEAAALCPPVLPPGEEPGAPQLCPPSPLPHGVSCPTVLPHSVSCPTALPHGVSPARAHLTVLVLCYINLLNYMDRFTVASVLPDVEDYFGIGDSSSGLLQTVFISSYTVLAPLFGYLGDRRSRRRLLGLGLGLWSAVTLGSSFVPKERFWLLLVGRGLVGVGEASYSTIAPTLIADLFAGAARSRALGAFYLALPVGSGLGFVVGAKVKEAAADWRWALRVTPALGALALVLLVLLVAEPPRGVLEPRAPPPVPRPSWATDLRLLATNRTLVLSTLGFTAVAFVTGALALWGPAFLYRSRVAAGRGPACGGGRCERDESLVFGALTCGAGVLGVAAGVELSRRLRSRTRRGDALLCGGGLLASAPCLLAALLAARRAPNAAYVFIFLGEALLSLNWALVADILLDVVVPSRRATAEALQIVASHLLGDAGSPLLIGVVSDALQGGFPGGLAPAPALLRALLLAPFVAALGGAAFLAAAIVLPHDRRAARGLDADDVIDDVTARPRPPSAGGGSK; encoded by the exons ATGGCGTCGGgcggcgaggaggaggaggcggccgCTCTCTGCCCCCCGGTTCTGCCCCCCGGCGAGGAGCCTGGggccccacagctctgccccccaTCTCCACTGCCCCACGGCGTCTCCTGCCCCACGGTGCTACCCCACAGCGTCTCCTGCCCCACGGCGCTGCCCCACGGCGTCTCGCCCGCCCGCGCCCACCTGACGGTGCTCGTGCTCTGCTACATCAACCTCCTCAACTACATGGATCGCTTCACCGTCGCCA GTGTCCTGCCCGATGTGGAGGATTACTTCGGCATCGGGGACAGCAGCTCGGGGCTCCTCCAGACAG tgTTCATCTCCAGTTACACTGTCCTGGCCCCTCTCTTCGGGTACCTCGGCGACCGGCGCAGCCGACGGCGACTCCTCGGCCTCGGCCTCGGGCTCTGGTCGGCCGTGACGCTCGGCAGCAGCTTCGTCCCCAAGGAg CggttctggctgctgctggtgggcCGGGGGCTGGTGGGGGTGGGCGAGGCCAGTTACTCCACCATCGCCCCCACCCTCATCGCCGACCTCTTCGCCGGAGCCGCCCGGAGCCGAGCCCTCGGCGCCTTCTACCTCGCCCTGCCTGTTGGGag CGGCCTGGGCTTCGTGGTCGGAGCCAAAGTGAAGGAGGCAGCGGCCGATTGGCGCTGGGCCCTGCGG GTGACGCCAGCGCTGGGTGCCCTGgcactggtgttactggtgttactggtggcCGAGCCGCCCCGGGGGGTCCTGGAGCCGCGGGCCCCCCCGCCCGTCCCCCGCCCCAGCTGGGCCACTGACCTGCGCCTGCTGGCCACCAA cCGGACGCTGGTGCTGTCGACGTTGGGGTTCACGGCGGTGGCCTTTGTCACCGGAGCGTTGGCCCTTTGGGGTCCCGCCTTCCTCTACCGCAGCCGAGTGGCCGCCGGGAGGGGCCCGGCCTGCGGGGGGGGGCGCTGCGAGAGGGACGAGAG cCTGGTGTTCGGGGCGCTGACGTGCGGCgcgggggtcctgggggtggcGGCGGGCGTGGAGCTGTCGCGACGGCTGCGGTCTCGGACGCGGCGTGGGGACGCGCTGCTGTGCGGGGGGGGGCTCCTGGCCAGCGCCCCGTGCCTGCTCGCCGCCCTGCTGGCCGCCCGCCGCGCCCCCAACGCCGCCTAC GTCTTCATCTTCCTGGGGGAGGCGCTGCTCTCCCTCAATTGGGCGCTGGTGGCTGATATCTTACTg GACGTGGTGGTGCCGTCGCGGCGGGCGACAGCCGAGGCGCTGCAGATCGTGGCCTCGCACTTACTGGGGGACGCTGGGAGCCCCCTGCTCATCGGAGTG GTGAGCGACGCCCTGCAGGGGGGGTTCCCGGGGGGTCTCGCCCCGGCCCCCGCGCTGCTCCGCGCGCTGCTCCTCGCCCCCTTCGTGGCCGCCCTGGGGGGCGCAGCCTTCCTCGCCGCCGCCATCGTCCTCCCCCACGACCGACGCGCCGCCAGGG gcCTGGATGCTGATGATGTCATCGATGACGTcaccgcccggccccgccccccgagCGCGGGGGGGGGCAGCAAATAA
- the LAT gene encoding linker for activation of T-cells family member 1 isoform X4: MEAPLPHSGLWGLALLPPTLLLAALCARCRRGYGVQVDNYEYKPPHSVAPSSFIVMGPRCPPPPLEDDYTNDAYVTGYVQVLPEPEGAGPSAPPSEEYENLPDDRSDSRADSLEYINLPPPGSAPASESEDGAPDYENL; encoded by the exons ATGGaggctcctctgccccatagcggcctgTGGGGcctggccctgctgccccccACCCTGCTGCTCGCGGCCCTCTGCGCCCGCTGCCGCCGCG gtTATGGGGTGCAGGTCGACAACTACGAGTACAA gccgCCCCATAGCGTCGCCCCCTCCAGCTTCATCGTCATGGGCCCCCGAT gtcctccccctcccctcgaGGACGACTATACGAACGACGCTTACGTCACGGGTTATGT GCAGGTCCTGCCGGAAccggaaggggcggggccaagCG caccccccagCGAGGAGTACGAGAACCTCCCCGATGACCGGAGCGACAGCCGAG CCGACAGCCTGGAATACATCAACCTCCCCCCGCCCGGATCCGCCCCCG CGAGTGAGAGCGAGGACGGGGCCCCCGACTACGAGAACCTCTAA